Proteins encoded by one window of Xenopus tropicalis strain Nigerian chromosome 6, UCB_Xtro_10.0, whole genome shotgun sequence:
- the LOC116411543 gene encoding neurofilament heavy polypeptide-like isoform X1, with protein sequence MNINIIDPHIGDGTIILCISDVAQKRGPVIGTLLSAKGENKPETEKNLIDWRKHEKTIKRPLPETEPETRTNTDGDTSDKTWIYIVFVVLMVIVLLVEGIGWYLYYKLRKETSPDSEWLIVTGKAKEQETKAVVVKQKKLKKKAPKIAKPEETDEEEEIVPPPRKKRLKKKLKKKLPSPKPSSAALGQQSTDVAETEETELLEEEETAEEEQQMPIKVKPKKVIKKKITKKVEPEEEEEEEEEEPEPPKKPSKKKLPLKKPSSKQKPSKSAPAEEEAESESEEEETEEEEQMPIKVKPKKVIKKKITKKVESEEEEEEEEEEPEPPKKPSKKKLPLKKPSSKQKPSKSAPAEEEAESESEEEETEEEEQMPIKVKPKKVIKKKITKKAESEEEEEEEEEEPEPPKKPSKKKLPLKKPSSKQKPSKSAPAEEEAEPESEEEETEEEEQMPIKVKPKKVIPKKKITKKAVEAEDEEAEDEPEPPTTSSKKKVPIKKPSATAPKQKPSRPKPPIETEPEKEDVDGEEVQSEESTAQQDATKKKIVPRKRVLKRGKGRIQNKRTLKVVRKRPSSLKQQTVKKDTETSKDSVSASQKGDSEDEKESGPKEAEHPEKTGKGSEEQSQKDHLEVGAKKATPLKGPKKRPLKGKPRRMVKRGIGAKKKVVPIRGPAKTGTSSKEQSKKEDSEAEKKTMKVKPPVKDPEKTGTIPKEQAQKKDLEAGKKAIEVSSAKKAQPVKGPAKTQKRPLQRSSQPRRIVKRGIGAKKKVVPIRGPAKTGTSSKEQSKKEDSEAEKKTMKVKPPVKDPEKTGTIPKEQAQKKDLEAGKKAIEVSSAKKAQPVKGPAKTQKRPLKRSSQPRRIVKTGIGAKKKVVPIRGPAKTGTSSKEQSKKEDSEAEKKAMKVKPPVKDPAKTGASSKEQAQKKDFEAGKKAIEVSSAKKAQPVKGPAKTQKRPLQRSSQPRRIVKTGIGAKKKVVPIRGPAKTGKGGTAKIAKKAPPVKRPTQTGKTSKGQSQKDSPKDQSKVSSRFLV encoded by the exons ATGAATATCAACATTATTGACCCCCACATTGGTGACGGAACAATTATTCTTTGCATTTCAGATGTGGCCCAGAAACGCGGCCCTGTAATCGGAACACTGCTGAGCGCTAAAGGAGAGAATAAACCGGAGACAGAGAAAAATCTCATTGACTGGAGAAAACACGAGAAAACAATTAAACGACCACTACCCGAAACAGAACCAGAAACCAGAACCAACACTGATGGCGATACGTCCGACAAGACATGGATATACATTGTGTTTGTGGTTCTAATGGTTATAGTTTTACTGGTTGAAGGCATTGGATG GTATTTATATTACAAGCTGAGGAAGGAGACCTCACCCGACAGCGAATGGCTGATAGTTACTGGGAAAGCCAAAGAGCAAGAAACAAAAGCAGTTGT GGTCAAACAGAAGAAGCTGAAAAAGAAAGCGCCGAAAATTGCAAAACCTGAAGAGACGGACGAGGAGGAGGAAATTGTTCCACCCCCTCGGAAAAAGCGTCTCAAGAAGAAACTGAAGAAGAAACTGCCTTCCCCGAAACCTTCTTCTGCAGCTCTGGGACAGCAGTC AACTGACGTTGCTGAGACAGAGGAGACTGAGCTGCTGGAAGAAGAagaaacagcagaggaagagcAGCAAATGCCAATTAA GGTTAAACCAAAGAAAGTGATTAAGAAGAAGATCACTAAGAAAGTTGAAcctgaagaggaagaagaggaggaggaggaagaaccAGAACCTCCAAAGAAACCCTCTAAAAAGAAACTTCCTTTGAAAAAACCTTCCTCTAAACAGAAGCC GTCCAAATCTGCTCCGGCAGAGGAGGAGGCTGAGTCTGAAtctgaggaagaagagacagAGGAAGAGGAGCAAATGCCAATTAA GGTTAAACCAAAGAAAGTGATTAAGAAGAAGATCACTAAGAAAGTTGAAtctgaagaggaagaagaggaggaggaggaagaaccAGAACCTCCAAAGAAACCCTCTAAAAAGAAACTTCCTTTGAAAAAACCTTCCTCTAAACAGAAGCC GTCCAAATCTGCTCCGGCAGAGGAGGAGGCTGAGTCTGAAtctgaggaagaagagacagAGGAAGAGGAGCAAATGCCAATTAA GGTTAAACCAAAGAAAGTGATTAAGAAGAAGATCACTAAGAAAGCTGAATCTgaagaggaagaggaagaagaggaggaagaaccAGAACCTCCAAAGAAACCCTCTAAAAAGAAACTTCCTTTGAAAAAACCTTCCTCTAAACAGAAGCC GTCCAAATCTGCTCCGGCAGAGGAGGAGGCTGAACCTGAATCAGAGGAAGAAGAAACAGAGGAAGAGGAGCAAATGCCAATTAA GGTTAAACCAAAGAAAGTGATTCCGAAGAAGAAAATCACTAAGAAAGCTGTAGAAGCAGAAGACGAGGAGGCTGAAGATGAACCAGAACCTCCAACAACGTCTTCTAAGAAAAAGGTTCCTATTAAGAAACCTTCCGCTACAGCTCCAAAGCAGAAGCC GAGTCGTCCTAAACCTCCTATAGAGACTGAACCAGAAAAAGAAGATGTGGATGGAGAGGAGGTTCAGTCAGAGGAGAGCAC GGCTCAGCAAGATGCAACTAAAAAGAAAATAGTCCCAAGAAAAAGAGTATTAAAAAGAGGAAAAGGCAGAATCCAGAATAAGAG GACTCTTAAAGTTGTAAGGAAAAGGCCAAGTTCCTTAAAGCAACAAACTGTGAAAAAAGACACAGAGACTAGTAAGGATTCCGTGTCTGCTTCACAGAAAGGAGATTCAGAGGATGAAAAAGAAAGTGGCCCAAAGGAGGCAGAACATCCCGAAAAGACTGGGAAAGGTTCTGAGGAACAATCTCAGAAGGATCATTTAGAGGTTGGTGCAAAGAAAGCAACACCACTAAAAGGTCCTAAGAAACGACCCCTAAAGGGAAAGCCTAGAAGGATGGTGAAAAGGGGCATTGGTGCAAAGAAGAAGGTAGTGCCAATAAGAGGCCCAGCAAAGACTGGGACAAGTTCTAAAGAACAATCCAAGAAAGAGGATTCAGAGGCTGAGAAGAAGACTATGAAAGTCAAACCTCCAGTAAAAGATCCAGAAAAAACTGGGACAATTCCTAAGGAACAAGCCCAGAAAAAGGATCTTGAGGCTGGAAAAAAGGCTATAGAGGTCAGTAGTGCAAAGAAGGCACAGCCAGTAAAGGGTCCAGCAAAGACTCAGAAAAGACCCCTACAGAGAAGTTCACAGCCTAGAAGGATAGTGAAAAGGGGCATTGGTGCAAAGAAGAAGGTAGTGCCAATAAGAGGCCCAGCAAAGACTGGGACAAGTTCTAAAGAACAATCCAAGAAAGAGGATTCAGAGGCTGAGAAGAAGACTATGAAAGTCAAACCTCCAGTAAAAGATCCAGAAAAAACTGGGACAATTCCTAAGGAACAAGCCCAGAAAAAGGATCTTGAGGCTGGAAAAAAGGCTATAGAGGTCAGTAGTGCAAAGAAGGCACAGCCAGTAAAAGGTCCAGCAAAGACTCAGAAAAGACCCCTAAAGAGAAGTTCACAGCCTAGAAGGATAGTGAAAACTGGTATTGGTGCAAAGAAGAAGGTAGTGCCAATAAGAGGCCCAGCAAAGACTGGGACAAGTTCTAAGGAACAATCCAAGAAAGAGGATTCAGAGGCTGAGAAGAAGGCGATGAAGGTCAAACCACCAGTAAAAGATCCAGCAAAAACTGGGGCAAGTTCTAAGGAACAAGCCCAGAAAAAAGATTTTGAGGCTGGAAAAAAGGCTATAGAGGTCAGTAGTGCAAAGAAGGCACAGCCAGTTAAAGGTCCAGCAAAGACTCAGAAAAGACCCTTACAGAGAAGTTCACAGCCTAGAAGGATAGTGAAAACTGGCATTGGTGCAAAGAAGAAGGTAGTGCCAATAAGAGGCCCAGCAAAGACTGGGAAAGGTGGGACTGCAAAGATAGCCAAAAAGGCACCACCAGTAAAGCGGCCCACCCAGACTGGGAAGACATCTAAAGGTCAATCCCAGAAGGACTCACCAAAAGACCAAAGTAAGGTAAGCTCACGTTTTCTTGTTTGA
- the LOC116411543 gene encoding neurofilament heavy polypeptide-like isoform X2 yields MNINIIDPHIGDGTIILCISDVAQKRGPVIGTLLSAKGENKPETEKNLIDWRKHEKTIKRPLPETEPETRTNTDGDTSDKTWIYIVFVVLMVIVLLVEGIGWYLYYKLRKETSPDSEWLIVTGKAKEQETKAVVVKQKKLKKKAPKIAKPEETDEEEEIVPPPRKKRLKKKLKKKLPSPKPSSAALGQQSTDVAETEETELLEEEETAEEEQQMPIKVKPKKVIKKKITKKVEPEEEEEEEEEEPEPPKKPSKKKLPLKKPSSKQKPSKSAPAEEEAESESEEEETEEEEQMPIKVKPKKVIKKKITKKVESEEEEEEEEEEPEPPKKPSKKKLPLKKPSSKQKPSKSAPAEEEAESESEEEETEEEEQMPIKVKPKKVIKKKITKKAESEEEEEEEEEEPEPPKKPSKKKLPLKKPSSKQKPSKSAPAEEEAEPESEEEETEEEEQMPIKVKPKKVIPKKKITKKAVEAEDEEAEDEPEPPTTSSKKKVPIKKPSATAPKQKPSRPKPPIETEPEKEDVDGEEVQSEESTAQQDATKKKIVPRKRVLKRGKGRIQNKRTLKVVRKRPSSLKQQTVKKDTETSKDSVSASQKGDSEDEKESGPKEAEHPEKTGKGSEEQSQKDHLEVGAKKATPLKGPKKRPLKGKPRRMVKRGIGAKKKVVPIRGPAKTGTSSKEQSKKEDSEAEKKTMKVKPPVKDPEKTGTIPKEQAQKKDLEAGKKAIEVSSAKKAQPVKGPAKTQKRPLQRSSQPRRIVKRGIGAKKKVVPIRGPAKTGTSSKEQSKKEDSEAEKKTMKVKPPVKDPEKTGTIPKEQAQKKDLEAGKKAIEVSSAKKAQPVKGPAKTQKRPLKRSSQPRRIVKTGIGAKKKVVPIRGPAKTGTSSKEQSKKEDSEAEKKAMKVKPPVKDPAKTGASSKEQAQKKDFEAGKKAIEVSSAKKAQPVKGPAKTQKRPLQRSSQPRRIVKTGIGAKKKVVPIRGPAKTGKGGTAKIAKKAPPVKRPTQTGKTSKGQSQKDSPKDQSKN; encoded by the exons ATGAATATCAACATTATTGACCCCCACATTGGTGACGGAACAATTATTCTTTGCATTTCAGATGTGGCCCAGAAACGCGGCCCTGTAATCGGAACACTGCTGAGCGCTAAAGGAGAGAATAAACCGGAGACAGAGAAAAATCTCATTGACTGGAGAAAACACGAGAAAACAATTAAACGACCACTACCCGAAACAGAACCAGAAACCAGAACCAACACTGATGGCGATACGTCCGACAAGACATGGATATACATTGTGTTTGTGGTTCTAATGGTTATAGTTTTACTGGTTGAAGGCATTGGATG GTATTTATATTACAAGCTGAGGAAGGAGACCTCACCCGACAGCGAATGGCTGATAGTTACTGGGAAAGCCAAAGAGCAAGAAACAAAAGCAGTTGT GGTCAAACAGAAGAAGCTGAAAAAGAAAGCGCCGAAAATTGCAAAACCTGAAGAGACGGACGAGGAGGAGGAAATTGTTCCACCCCCTCGGAAAAAGCGTCTCAAGAAGAAACTGAAGAAGAAACTGCCTTCCCCGAAACCTTCTTCTGCAGCTCTGGGACAGCAGTC AACTGACGTTGCTGAGACAGAGGAGACTGAGCTGCTGGAAGAAGAagaaacagcagaggaagagcAGCAAATGCCAATTAA GGTTAAACCAAAGAAAGTGATTAAGAAGAAGATCACTAAGAAAGTTGAAcctgaagaggaagaagaggaggaggaggaagaaccAGAACCTCCAAAGAAACCCTCTAAAAAGAAACTTCCTTTGAAAAAACCTTCCTCTAAACAGAAGCC GTCCAAATCTGCTCCGGCAGAGGAGGAGGCTGAGTCTGAAtctgaggaagaagagacagAGGAAGAGGAGCAAATGCCAATTAA GGTTAAACCAAAGAAAGTGATTAAGAAGAAGATCACTAAGAAAGTTGAAtctgaagaggaagaagaggaggaggaggaagaaccAGAACCTCCAAAGAAACCCTCTAAAAAGAAACTTCCTTTGAAAAAACCTTCCTCTAAACAGAAGCC GTCCAAATCTGCTCCGGCAGAGGAGGAGGCTGAGTCTGAAtctgaggaagaagagacagAGGAAGAGGAGCAAATGCCAATTAA GGTTAAACCAAAGAAAGTGATTAAGAAGAAGATCACTAAGAAAGCTGAATCTgaagaggaagaggaagaagaggaggaagaaccAGAACCTCCAAAGAAACCCTCTAAAAAGAAACTTCCTTTGAAAAAACCTTCCTCTAAACAGAAGCC GTCCAAATCTGCTCCGGCAGAGGAGGAGGCTGAACCTGAATCAGAGGAAGAAGAAACAGAGGAAGAGGAGCAAATGCCAATTAA GGTTAAACCAAAGAAAGTGATTCCGAAGAAGAAAATCACTAAGAAAGCTGTAGAAGCAGAAGACGAGGAGGCTGAAGATGAACCAGAACCTCCAACAACGTCTTCTAAGAAAAAGGTTCCTATTAAGAAACCTTCCGCTACAGCTCCAAAGCAGAAGCC GAGTCGTCCTAAACCTCCTATAGAGACTGAACCAGAAAAAGAAGATGTGGATGGAGAGGAGGTTCAGTCAGAGGAGAGCAC GGCTCAGCAAGATGCAACTAAAAAGAAAATAGTCCCAAGAAAAAGAGTATTAAAAAGAGGAAAAGGCAGAATCCAGAATAAGAG GACTCTTAAAGTTGTAAGGAAAAGGCCAAGTTCCTTAAAGCAACAAACTGTGAAAAAAGACACAGAGACTAGTAAGGATTCCGTGTCTGCTTCACAGAAAGGAGATTCAGAGGATGAAAAAGAAAGTGGCCCAAAGGAGGCAGAACATCCCGAAAAGACTGGGAAAGGTTCTGAGGAACAATCTCAGAAGGATCATTTAGAGGTTGGTGCAAAGAAAGCAACACCACTAAAAGGTCCTAAGAAACGACCCCTAAAGGGAAAGCCTAGAAGGATGGTGAAAAGGGGCATTGGTGCAAAGAAGAAGGTAGTGCCAATAAGAGGCCCAGCAAAGACTGGGACAAGTTCTAAAGAACAATCCAAGAAAGAGGATTCAGAGGCTGAGAAGAAGACTATGAAAGTCAAACCTCCAGTAAAAGATCCAGAAAAAACTGGGACAATTCCTAAGGAACAAGCCCAGAAAAAGGATCTTGAGGCTGGAAAAAAGGCTATAGAGGTCAGTAGTGCAAAGAAGGCACAGCCAGTAAAGGGTCCAGCAAAGACTCAGAAAAGACCCCTACAGAGAAGTTCACAGCCTAGAAGGATAGTGAAAAGGGGCATTGGTGCAAAGAAGAAGGTAGTGCCAATAAGAGGCCCAGCAAAGACTGGGACAAGTTCTAAAGAACAATCCAAGAAAGAGGATTCAGAGGCTGAGAAGAAGACTATGAAAGTCAAACCTCCAGTAAAAGATCCAGAAAAAACTGGGACAATTCCTAAGGAACAAGCCCAGAAAAAGGATCTTGAGGCTGGAAAAAAGGCTATAGAGGTCAGTAGTGCAAAGAAGGCACAGCCAGTAAAAGGTCCAGCAAAGACTCAGAAAAGACCCCTAAAGAGAAGTTCACAGCCTAGAAGGATAGTGAAAACTGGTATTGGTGCAAAGAAGAAGGTAGTGCCAATAAGAGGCCCAGCAAAGACTGGGACAAGTTCTAAGGAACAATCCAAGAAAGAGGATTCAGAGGCTGAGAAGAAGGCGATGAAGGTCAAACCACCAGTAAAAGATCCAGCAAAAACTGGGGCAAGTTCTAAGGAACAAGCCCAGAAAAAAGATTTTGAGGCTGGAAAAAAGGCTATAGAGGTCAGTAGTGCAAAGAAGGCACAGCCAGTTAAAGGTCCAGCAAAGACTCAGAAAAGACCCTTACAGAGAAGTTCACAGCCTAGAAGGATAGTGAAAACTGGCATTGGTGCAAAGAAGAAGGTAGTGCCAATAAGAGGCCCAGCAAAGACTGGGAAAGGTGGGACTGCAAAGATAGCCAAAAAGGCACCACCAGTAAAGCGGCCCACCCAGACTGGGAAGACATCTAAAGGTCAATCCCAGAAGGACTCACCAAAAGACCAAAGTAAG AATTAA